One window of Schistocerca cancellata isolate TAMUIC-IGC-003103 chromosome 9, iqSchCanc2.1, whole genome shotgun sequence genomic DNA carries:
- the LOC126101343 gene encoding uncharacterized protein LOC126101343: MASEEQEDMEQPLSWVDSGKSILKLNIRHLWLCGVWPLPGSWIYDAYGVLGLVLGFWNAIESSLALYSCWGDMEETTLLLTSTFTIGCGTVKMVFFLSNQRQYYVLARRVDVLASLQSEFCSADPALAEIQQSAQKRGYRLTLGMLLLMFSQYPVWFPMPLIAHPEKRRLPFGQHYWDNNTHHYALSYVMQCAASARNTQLSFSVDLLFVSIRLLVSAQLQILTLRICRLKTENCEVKSEDGTKYVKGMPTNTCDKMYENLCLCIETHQKILRYVK; the protein is encoded by the coding sequence ATGGCGAGCGAAGAACAAGAGGATATGGAGCAGCCTCTGTCCTGGGTGGATAGCGGGAAGTCGATCCTCAAACTGAACATCCGTCATCTATGGTTGTGTGGCGTGTGGCCATTGCCTGGCTCCTGGATATACGATGCGTACGGCGTTTTGGGCCTAGTATTAGGCTTCTGGAACGCGATAGAGAGTTCGCTGGCGCTCTACTCCTGCTGGGGAGACATGGAGGAGACGACGCTGTTGCTTACAAGTACTTTCACCATAGGCTGCGGCACCGTCAAGATGGTCTTCTTCCTGAGCAACCAAAGGCAGTACTACGTGCTGGCTAGACGCGTTGATGTGCTGGCGTCCCTGCAGAGCGAATTCTGCTCCGCGGACCCTGCATTGGCCGAAATCCAGCAGAGCGCTCAGAAGCGCGGCTACCGTCTTACCCTGGGAATGCTGCTCTTAATGTTCTCGCAGTACCCAGTGTGGTTCCCTATGCCGCTCATAGCGCATCCAGAGAAACGGCGCCTGCCGTTCGGGCAGCACTACTGGGACAACAACACCCACCACTACGCGCTCTCGTACGTGATGCAGTGCGCAGCATCAGCGCGCAACACCCAGCTGAGTTTCAGTGTTGACCTGCTGTTCGTGTCCATCAGGCTTCTCGTGAGCGCGCAGCTACAGATTCTCACATTGCGTATCTGCCGTCTGAAAACGGAGAACTGCGAAGTAAAGTCAGAAGATGGAACGAAATATGTGAAAGGCATGCCGACAAATACCTGTGATAAAATGTACGAAAATTTGTGCCTTTGCATTGAAACACATCAGAAAATTCTCAGGTACGTCAAATAA